The following is a genomic window from Propionispora hippei DSM 15287.
TGACCGTTTCCACGGCGCGGCAGCCGGAGCCGACCCAGCGTCACGCCGCCATTCCGGTGATTAAACAGAAAAACAGTGTAGCCCAGGCTTGCGTGGGTTGCGGCATGTGCGAAAAAGTCTGTCCCAACCGGGCGATCCGGCCGGTGCGCAATGTGGACAGCCGTTTCAACCTGCTGGCCCGCAGCGGCGGCAACTCCATTAAACGGGGCGGGCGGACTAATTTGAACGCCGACCGTACGTTAGATAAAATCGTAATCGGCCGTATTTCTCAAATGACCGACCCGTCGCTGGATTCGGAACGTCATACCTTCGATATTCTGGCTCCCTTCGGCCGTGTTCTGCCGGCCAGCCAACTGCCCTTTTCGGTAAACAACGGTGAGTTGTCTTTTGCCGGTAAAACACCGCCGGTCAACTGGATATTTCCGGTTATCCTGAGCGATATGTCCATCGGGGCGCTGTCTACCCGTGCCTGGGAAGCGGTGTGCATGGCGACGGCTTATCTGAACGAAAAGCATCACCTGCCTGTGCGGATGTGTTCCGGCGAGGGCGGTATGCCTGTCAAGCTAATGGAATCGGAATATTTGAAATATGTGATTTTACAAATCGCGTCCGGCCACTTTGGCTGGAACCGTATTATCAAGGCTATGCCTAAAATGAAAGTCGACCCGGCCGGTATACTGATCAAGATCGGCCAGGGGGCAAAACCGGGCGACGGAGGCCTCTTACCGGCTGCCAAGGTGGCGGAACACATTCAGGCGATCCGCGGCGTGCCCAAGGCCGACCTGCTATCGCCGCCTAACCATCAGGGCCTGTATTCCATCGAGGAGTCGGTGCAGAAGATGTTTATGTCGATGAATGCAGCCTTCAAATTCCGGGTGCCCGTGGCGATCAAGTGCGCTGCTTCGGCTACTTCGGTTTCGGTATATAACAATCTGCTCCGTGATCCGTACCGCATTTGCGGCGGGTTCTTCCTGGACGGCATTCAGGGCGGCACCGGCGCGGCCAACGAGGTGTCGCTGGACCACACGGGCCATCATATTGTATCCAAGCTGCGTGACTGCTATTTGGCAGCCGTCAATCAGGGCCGGCAGGGGCAGATTCCGTTGTGGGCCGGTGGCGGCATCGGTCTGACCGGCAATGCGGCGGCCGATGCTTTCAAGATGATCTGTTTGGGCGCCAACGGTGTATTTATGGGCAAAGTCCTAATCCAGTTGTGCGGCTGTATCGGCAATGAACAGGGCCGCTGCAACTCCTGCAGCACCGGTAAATGCCCGACCGGCATTTGTACGCAGGACCCGCGTCTGGTTAAGCGCCTGGATATTGATAAGGCGGCGCAGAATATCGTAGACTACATGCTGGCACTTGACAGCGAAATGAAAAAAATGATGGCGCCTATCGGCAACAGTTCATTACCGGTGGGACGTTCGGATGCTTTGGTGAGCAAAGATGATGCGGTAGCCGAAAAACTGGGCATCCAGTACGTATGCTAGGAGGGGGAGCATTATGTTTAAAATAAGCGCAATTAATGGGAATGACCGTATGTCTACCCAGGACCTCCTACAGGCCATTAACAATGCATTGGCTAACGGAGAAACGGAATTTCAGATAGAAGCGGCAGGCCAGCACGATATTGGCGGGCCCCTATGGCATCCGGAAGGCAAGACGCTGCGGTTTTATGTGACCAATCCGGGGCAGCGGGTAGGTTCGATGTGTTTGGAAGGAACTGAGATCATCGTCGAAGGTTCTGCCTCAGCCGACGTGGGCTGGCTCAACGCCGGCGGCAAGATTGTTGTTAAAGGCGACGGTGGTGACACCACGGCACACTGTGCGGCAGCCGGCAAGATCTACGTGGGCGGCCGGGCCGGAACCCGTTCCGGCTCGTTAATGAAGCATGACCCTTTGTATGCACCGCCGGAATTTTGGGTTTTGAAAAACTGCGGCAGCTTCTCCTTTGAATTTATGGGCGGCGGCATTGCCGTGGTTTGCGGCTATGACAGCGAAGAGTTCGCTTCGGTGCTGGGTGACCGTTCCTGTATGGGTATGGTTGGCGGTACGTTGTATTTCCGGGGTACGGCCCTGGGCATTTCCCAAAAGGATGTAAAGGTACTGCCGCTGGAAGAAGAGGACATTGCTTATCTGAGCGGTAATATGCAGGACTTCCTAGGTTCTGTCGACCGGCCGGAGCTGGAAGCCGAGCTGAGTATTTGGGACCAGTGGAGCAAAGTAGTCCCCCTGACCTATGATGAGCGGCCGAAAAAGGCCGCCAGCGACACCTATTCCTTCCGTATGGACAAATGGGTGCCAGGCGGCATTTTCAGCGATGTATATAAAGATGATTTCAAGGTGGTCGGTTTGGTGACGACGTCAACCTACCGGCAGCGGGTCCCCGCCTGGGAGAATGGCCGCTATGCCGCGCCCTGCGAGTTCAACTGTCCGGCGTCCATCCCATCACAGCAGCGGTTTAACCTGCTGCGGGAAGGAAGGATTGAAGAGGCTTACCGGTTGGTGCTGGAGTATACTCCCTTCCCCGGCTCGGTGTGCGGCGCGGTATGTCCCAATCTGTGTATGGATGAATGTACCCGCCGGAATATTGATATTTCGGCGCAAATCGGTCGGTTGGGAACTTACTCGGTCATGTCCGACCTAGATAAAACGGCGGAAGAGACCGGCAAAACCATCGGCATTATCGGCGGCGGTGCCGCCGGTTTGACGGCAGCCTGGCAGCTTAGCCGCCTGGGACATAAAGTGACCGTCTTTGAAGCTGATTCCCATATGGGCGGTAAGATGGAGCAGGTTATTCCCCGGGGCCGTCTGCCCCATGAAACGCTGACCAGGGAATTAAAACGGATTGAAGATATGGGCGTAACCTTTATCACCGATACCAAGGTGGATAAGGTGAAATTTGCTGAAATCAGAGCAAATTATGATGCCGTAGTCGTAGCTACCGGCGGTCATATCGGTAAAGTCGTTCCCTGGCCCGGCCATGAGCGGATTATCAAGGGGATTGAATTTCTGAAAACCATTAATAAGGGAAAACATTATAAAGTCGGTAAACGTGTTATAGTTATCGGCTGCGGCAATTCCGGCATGGACGCGGCTGTCGGCGCCTACCAGATGGGAGCCGAGCAGGTCACCTGTATCGACGTGCAGCGGCCGGCCGCCGATGAGAAGGAAATCGCCCATGTAGAAGAAATGGGCGGCGTGCTCCTGTGGCCGGTATACACCAAGGAAATCACGGCGGAAGGGATTATCACCCAGGCCGGCGAACTGATCAAGGCCGATACGGTCATCATCAATATTGGTGATGCGCCTGAGCTGGATTTTCTGCCGGAAGGCATCGCTCTTGAACGGGGATGTCTGAAAGTGGGTCTTGACTACAAAATCGCTGAAGGCGTATTTACCGCCGGTGATACCGTGAAGCCCGGACGTCTGGTTGATGCCATCGGCGCGGCAAACCAGGCTGTGCAGGCAGTGCATTCCTATCTGACGCAAACTGAATTTAAGCCGCTGGAGAAAAAGGAAAAAGTACCTGCCGCTAAACTGAGCACAGCTTACTTTGAAAAGTGCCATTCCTGCGATTTGCCGGAAGCCAACGAGGACCATAACCGTTGTATTAGCTGCGGTACCTGCCGCGACTGTCATATGTGCGAAAAATCCTGTCCCGAGCGGGCTATCAAACGGGTGACGCTTTCCGACGGAGGTTTCGAATATGTTTCCGATTCGAAAAAGTGCATCGGCTGCGGTATTTGCGCCGGCATCTGTCCCTGCGGTATTTGGAGCATGTACGAAAATAATGAACCGATTATTCTTTGATAGTGATTCACTAAAACCGGTCTCAGCTTGCTGAGCCCGGTTTTTTTCGTTAAAAAAGGTTTACAAGACATGTAAAATAAAGGAAGATAGAGAAAAGGGAGGGACAGTCATGCCTATCGTTAGCCTGGGCATCTGCCAGATGCCGGTTGTGGAAGAAAAGAAGGAAAACCTGAAAACAGCGGCAGCCTACGTGGCGGCGGCCGCTGTTCGGGGCTGCCGGATTGTAATACTGCCGGAAATGTTCAACTGCCCCTATCAGACCGAACTATTTGCCGCCTATGCCGAAAGCTATCCCGATGGTGAAACGCTTCAATTGTTGGGAGAACTGGCGGCCCGGCACCGCGTTGTGCTGGTGGGCGGCTCGATTCCTGAACGGGACAGCGCGGGAAGGATTTATAACACCTGTTTTGTTTTTGGCCGGGAGGGTAATTTGCTGGCCAAGTACCGGAAAATCCATTTATTTGACGTAGCGATTGCTCAGGGGGCACAGTTTCAGGAATCGGCGGTCATCACTGCCGGAAGTGCCGGAACAGTCCTGACGGTTGACGGGCTATGCCTGGGGGTGGCTATTTGCTATGATATCCGGTTCCCGGAGCTGGCCCGTGCCATGGTGCTGCAGGGAGCGGATATTCTGATTTATCCCGCCGCCTTTAGCCCGGTTACCGGGCCGGTCCACTGGGAACTGCTGCTCCGGGCACGGGCCGTGGACAATCAAGTGTTTACGGTAGGAGTATCGCCAGGGGCCACACCGGGTGCCGTCTATCAACCTTACGGCCACTCCCTGGCGGTGGACCCTTGGGGAGACTTGCTTGGTCAATGCGGCAGCCAGGAAGAACTGCTTTGTGTTGCGGTTGATCTGACCAGGCTGCAGAAGGTACGGCAGGAGCTGCCGCTTTTGCAGCACCGGCGGCCCGATTTGTATTGAGCTGCTTTCAATGGCAGTAGCGATAATCAGAAAAGGTTAAATATAAGATGGGTGTATTTTGAGAAAAGACAAATGTGTATAAATGAAACAAAAAATTGATTGACAGTCGCCTGATGAGGCGAATATAATAATTTTCATAAACAAAGGTTTGTTTAGAGAGTACTCATTCCGGAAGAACAGCGGTAAATGTGTAAACATTGCGGTTGTTCGATACATAGTGGATTGGATTGCAGTCGTTTGTTATGTGCCGGAGGGGAGAGACCGGCGGCGGCTCCATTACTGATGTGTGAATCCCGGTTCGGAGCGGGCCGGGATGGAGTGAAACCGGGGAATGAGTCAGGCAGCGGGTTAGCCAATTTTTGGGGGGAGATGAAAAGATGAGAAAAAAATGGATGGGGTTGCTGTTGAGTGCCGTTATGGTAACAGGTTTGGTAGCTGGCTGCAGTTCCTCAACGGGTTCTAATTCAAAGGAAATTAAAATCGGGGCCAATTTTGAGTTAACCGGCGGTGTCGCCAACTTCGGCAAACAGACAGTCAACGGTATTATGCTTGCTTTTAAAGAGGTTAATGAAGCCGGCGGTGTTAACGGTAAGAAATTGGTGCTGGTCCAGGCCGATAATAAGTCGGAGCCTTCTGAAGCAGCCAACGCGGTAACCAAGCTGATTACCCAGGATAAAGTATCGGCCGTATTGGGCCCGGTAACCAGCTCTGACGTACTGGCTACGCTGCAAATCGGCCAGGATAACAAAGTGCCGATTATTACCCCGACCGGAACCAATCCTAGCATTACGGTAGATAACGGCCAAGTTAGACCCTATGCTTTCCGCGGCTGCTTTATTGATCCTTTCCAGGGTCAGGTTATGGCAAACTTTGCGGCTAAAACCCTGAAAGCCAAAACAGCGGTCATCTATATTGACAGCAGTTCCGACTATTCCAAGGGCTTGTCCGAATCCTTTGAAGCCGCTTTCACGAAAAACGGCGGACAGATTATCGGCAAGGAAGCTTTCTTGCAAAAAGACCAGGACTTTAAAGCTACTTTGACCAAAATCAAAGGAATGAATCCTGATGTTGTATTCATTCCGGCCTATTATGAAGAGGTTGGCAAAATTAACAAACAGGCCCGTGAATTAGGTATCACGGTACCGCTGCTTGGCACCGATGGCTGGGATGATTCCAAACTGGTGGAAATTGCTGGCGCAGCCGCTTTGAATAACGGTTTCTTCAGCAATCACTATTCACCGGAAGACAAAGATCCCCGGGTTGTCAAATTTGTGGAAGCCTATAAGAAAGAGTACAACGAAGCTCCAAGCGCCCTGGCAGCACTTGGCTATGACACGGCACTCATGCTGATCGACGCGATCAAACGGGCCGGCAGTGATGATCCGGGCAAAATCAGAGACGCGCTGGAAAAAACTAAAGACCTGCAGGTTGTAACCGGCATATTGACGCTGGATGAAAGCCACAATCCGGTTAAGAGTGCCGTGGTTATCGAAATGAAAGACGGCAAACAGGTATTTAGAGAAAAAGTAAATCCGTAAGTACACTGATACATTAGGCAGCTCCGCTGGGTAAGATCAACCGGCGGGGCTGCTTTCATTTTCTGTTTTGGAATGTTTGTCGCAGGTGTTTACTTTACAGGTGTAAGTGGAAAAAAACAAAGACTATAAATACCTTTGTTTTTTAAGGATGGACAAAAACCCTGTATATCCAGAAATAATCTATTGACAGCGGATATGGAGGGGCCTATAATAAGTCTCATAGACAAACATGTTTGTGTTGTGTACTATCAGAAAACACGATCCGGACAATGTGTAAAGAAGGTTGACAGCGCAGCGGGAGTTATCCCGGCTTAATCAACAGGGGCCGACGCCCAGCAGGGTTTTTTTAGAAACCTGTGATGGGGTTTTTTTATTGTTGGCGGCAGCCGGATCAAGACAGAGGAGATGACAGGTATGAAGAAAAAGTGGTTGGGAGTTATGACATCTGCTTTAGTGCTGATGTCGTTGGTAGCAGGTTGCGGAAATAGTGCTACCTCGAATGACAAGGAAATCCGTATCGGCGGCAATTTTGAGCTGACCGGCGGCGTGGCCGACTATGGCAAACAATCGTTAAACGGTATCATGCTGGCGATCAAAGAAGCCAATGATGCCGGCGGTGTGCTGGGCAAAAAGATTGTGCTTGTACAGGCTGACAACAAGTCGGAAGCTTCGGAAGCAGCCAATGCAGCAACAAAATTGATTACGCAGGATAAAGTTTCAGCTATGCTAGGACCGATTACCAGTTCCAACGCAATTGCGGCGCTGCAAATTTCTCAGGATAATAAAGTTCCTTTAGTTACGCCTACAGGCACTAATACAAAAATTACCGTAGATGACAATGGACAGGTAAGGCCGTACGCCTTCCGCGGCTGCTTTATTGACCCGTTCCAGGGCATCGTAATGGCTAACTTTGCTACCAAGACGCTGCATGCTAAAACGGCAGTCATTTATATCGACAGCAGTTCCGATTATTCCAAGAATCTGGCTGAATCGTTTACAGAAAGCTTTACGAAAAACGGCGGACAGATCATCGGCAAAGAAGCCTTCCTGCAAAAGGATCAGGATTTCAAGGCTACTCTGACTAAAATCAAGAGCCTCAATGCCGATATTATTTTTATTCCGGCCTACTATGAAGAAGTTGGCAAGATTGTAAAGCAGGCCCGCGAATTGGGCATCAATGTACCTTTACTGGGCACCGACGGCTGGGATAACGCCAAAATAACGGAAATCGCCGGCGCCGGACCGTTGAACAATACGTTCTTCAGCAATCACTACTCAGCAGAAGACAAGGATCCCCGGGTAGTTAAATTTGTGGAAGACTATAAAAAAGAATACAATGAAGCACCCAGTGCTTTCTCCGCTCTCGGCTATGACACGGCGCTCATGTTGATTGACGCAATCAAACGGGCCGGCAGCGATGATCCGGAAAAAATCAGAGAAGCCCTGGAAAAGACCAAAGATTTGCAGGTTGTTACCGGCATACTGACCTTGGATGCTAATCATAATCCAATCAAGAGTGCTGTTGTAGTGGAAATGAAAGACGGCAAACAAGTGTTTAAAGAAAAAGTTAATCCCTAATTCATCACAGTAAAAAAGACGGATTCCCGCATTGTTTCCCGGAAAAAAACACAATGTCTACCACACAAGGACTTTTACGTTAAAGTCCTTGTGTGAAGTATTGACAGCCACCAAGCGCAACCATATAATATACACTGTAAATGATACGAAATCGTGTTATATTCATCCTGGAAAGATACGAAACAGATGGACGGCAGTATCATAGGGATGGATACGGATCTATCAGTAATAAACATAGGAGGAGAAATATGGTTGCGAAAAAGATGGTAAAAGCATTGTTCGGACTTGCCATGTCAGCCGTTTTACTGGCGGGCTGTGGCGGGCAGCAAAGCGCAGACGTCATTAAGCTCGGTGCTAATTTGGAAATGACCGGCGGAAATGCTACCTTTGGCGGATCGGCAAGCAATGGTGCCAAACTGGCTATCAAGCAGGTAAATGAAAAGGGCGGCGTGCTGGGCAAGAAACTGGATTTAGTGGTAGCCGATAACAAGAGTGAGGCTGCGGAAGCCGCTAATGCCATGCAAAAACTGATTACCCAGGATAAGGTAGTGGCGGTAATCGCTCCTATCGCGTCCTCCAGCGTGATTGCCGGCGCTCAGGTAAACGCTGACAACCAGGTGTTGGCGATCAGTCCGACGGCATCCAATCCCAAGGTTACGGTTGATCCGGCCACCGGCAAGGTAAGAGACTTCCTGTTCAGAGCAGCGTTTATTGATCCTTTCCAGGGTTCGGTTATGGCTAATTTTGCCACCAAATCGCTGAAGGGCAAAACAGCGGCTCTGTACATCGACAACTCCAGTGACTATGCCAAAGGGCTGGGCCAGTTCTTTAAGGAAACCTTTGAGAAAAACGGCGGCAAGATTGTAGCCGAAGAGGCCTATTTAGCTAAAGACACCGATTTTAAAGCAACGCTCACCAAAATAAAAGCAGCCAATCCGGATGTGCTTTTTGTACCGGGGTATTATCAGGAAGTGGGTATGATTATCAAACAGGCCCGCGAGCTTGGTTTAATGATGCCGGTGCTGGGCGGCGATGGCTGGGATTCGGCTAAACTGCCGGAAATTGCCGGCGCCGATGCGCTGAACAATACCTTTTTTGCCAACCATTATTCTCCTGACGACAACAGTCCGGCGATCAAAGACTTTGTT
Proteins encoded in this region:
- a CDS encoding ABC transporter substrate-binding protein gives rise to the protein MVAKKMVKALFGLAMSAVLLAGCGGQQSADVIKLGANLEMTGGNATFGGSASNGAKLAIKQVNEKGGVLGKKLDLVVADNKSEAAEAANAMQKLITQDKVVAVIAPIASSSVIAGAQVNADNQVLAISPTASNPKVTVDPATGKVRDFLFRAAFIDPFQGSVMANFATKSLKGKTAALYIDNSSDYAKGLGQFFKETFEKNGGKIVAEEAYLAKDTDFKATLTKIKAANPDVLFVPGYYQEVGMIIKQARELGLMMPVLGGDGWDSAKLPEIAGADALNNTFFANHYSPDDNSPAIKDFVEAYKKEYGQVPDAFAALSYDATMMVIEAIKRANSTDPVAIKDALAKTKDYQAVSGLITLNETHDAVKSAVIIEMKDGKQTFKEKINP
- a CDS encoding carbon-nitrogen hydrolase family protein; translation: MPIVSLGICQMPVVEEKKENLKTAAAYVAAAAVRGCRIVILPEMFNCPYQTELFAAYAESYPDGETLQLLGELAARHRVVLVGGSIPERDSAGRIYNTCFVFGREGNLLAKYRKIHLFDVAIAQGAQFQESAVITAGSAGTVLTVDGLCLGVAICYDIRFPELARAMVLQGADILIYPAAFSPVTGPVHWELLLRARAVDNQVFTVGVSPGATPGAVYQPYGHSLAVDPWGDLLGQCGSQEELLCVAVDLTRLQKVRQELPLLQHRRPDLY
- a CDS encoding ABC transporter substrate-binding protein, producing the protein MKKKWLGVMTSALVLMSLVAGCGNSATSNDKEIRIGGNFELTGGVADYGKQSLNGIMLAIKEANDAGGVLGKKIVLVQADNKSEASEAANAATKLITQDKVSAMLGPITSSNAIAALQISQDNKVPLVTPTGTNTKITVDDNGQVRPYAFRGCFIDPFQGIVMANFATKTLHAKTAVIYIDSSSDYSKNLAESFTESFTKNGGQIIGKEAFLQKDQDFKATLTKIKSLNADIIFIPAYYEEVGKIVKQARELGINVPLLGTDGWDNAKITEIAGAGPLNNTFFSNHYSAEDKDPRVVKFVEDYKKEYNEAPSAFSALGYDTALMLIDAIKRAGSDDPEKIREALEKTKDLQVVTGILTLDANHNPIKSAVVVEMKDGKQVFKEKVNP
- a CDS encoding FAD-dependent oxidoreductase translates to MFKISAINGNDRMSTQDLLQAINNALANGETEFQIEAAGQHDIGGPLWHPEGKTLRFYVTNPGQRVGSMCLEGTEIIVEGSASADVGWLNAGGKIVVKGDGGDTTAHCAAAGKIYVGGRAGTRSGSLMKHDPLYAPPEFWVLKNCGSFSFEFMGGGIAVVCGYDSEEFASVLGDRSCMGMVGGTLYFRGTALGISQKDVKVLPLEEEDIAYLSGNMQDFLGSVDRPELEAELSIWDQWSKVVPLTYDERPKKAASDTYSFRMDKWVPGGIFSDVYKDDFKVVGLVTTSTYRQRVPAWENGRYAAPCEFNCPASIPSQQRFNLLREGRIEEAYRLVLEYTPFPGSVCGAVCPNLCMDECTRRNIDISAQIGRLGTYSVMSDLDKTAEETGKTIGIIGGGAAGLTAAWQLSRLGHKVTVFEADSHMGGKMEQVIPRGRLPHETLTRELKRIEDMGVTFITDTKVDKVKFAEIRANYDAVVVATGGHIGKVVPWPGHERIIKGIEFLKTINKGKHYKVGKRVIVIGCGNSGMDAAVGAYQMGAEQVTCIDVQRPAADEKEIAHVEEMGGVLLWPVYTKEITAEGIITQAGELIKADTVIINIGDAPELDFLPEGIALERGCLKVGLDYKIAEGVFTAGDTVKPGRLVDAIGAANQAVQAVHSYLTQTEFKPLEKKEKVPAAKLSTAYFEKCHSCDLPEANEDHNRCISCGTCRDCHMCEKSCPERAIKRVTLSDGGFEYVSDSKKCIGCGICAGICPCGIWSMYENNEPIIL
- a CDS encoding glutamate synthase-related protein, which encodes METVRTQDVTVNDLPWKIEYSTERCTMCGSCVAACTFNAIEATVERRSMTVSTARQPEPTQRHAAIPVIKQKNSVAQACVGCGMCEKVCPNRAIRPVRNVDSRFNLLARSGGNSIKRGGRTNLNADRTLDKIVIGRISQMTDPSLDSERHTFDILAPFGRVLPASQLPFSVNNGELSFAGKTPPVNWIFPVILSDMSIGALSTRAWEAVCMATAYLNEKHHLPVRMCSGEGGMPVKLMESEYLKYVILQIASGHFGWNRIIKAMPKMKVDPAGILIKIGQGAKPGDGGLLPAAKVAEHIQAIRGVPKADLLSPPNHQGLYSIEESVQKMFMSMNAAFKFRVPVAIKCAASATSVSVYNNLLRDPYRICGGFFLDGIQGGTGAANEVSLDHTGHHIVSKLRDCYLAAVNQGRQGQIPLWAGGGIGLTGNAAADAFKMICLGANGVFMGKVLIQLCGCIGNEQGRCNSCSTGKCPTGICTQDPRLVKRLDIDKAAQNIVDYMLALDSEMKKMMAPIGNSSLPVGRSDALVSKDDAVAEKLGIQYVC
- a CDS encoding ABC transporter substrate-binding protein — its product is MRKKWMGLLLSAVMVTGLVAGCSSSTGSNSKEIKIGANFELTGGVANFGKQTVNGIMLAFKEVNEAGGVNGKKLVLVQADNKSEPSEAANAVTKLITQDKVSAVLGPVTSSDVLATLQIGQDNKVPIITPTGTNPSITVDNGQVRPYAFRGCFIDPFQGQVMANFAAKTLKAKTAVIYIDSSSDYSKGLSESFEAAFTKNGGQIIGKEAFLQKDQDFKATLTKIKGMNPDVVFIPAYYEEVGKINKQARELGITVPLLGTDGWDDSKLVEIAGAAALNNGFFSNHYSPEDKDPRVVKFVEAYKKEYNEAPSALAALGYDTALMLIDAIKRAGSDDPGKIRDALEKTKDLQVVTGILTLDESHNPVKSAVVIEMKDGKQVFREKVNP